In one Sphingobacterium daejeonense genomic region, the following are encoded:
- a CDS encoding collagen-like protein: protein MKTKILMILLALIIFGAGSCKKGDTGPIGPEGEKGDKGDKGDVGDTGQKGADGSMFYSGTVVPAATLGKVGDFYFRTNTYDLYGPKSVAGWGKATNIKGEDGKDGRNGTNGTNGTNGKDGSQFLSGTSIPAATLGKVGDFYFNTAQMVLYGPKSATGWGVGTNLKAEARVMYSGWKTAVRTKDSIMDGTVVRIAHIYAPQITDAVIANSVVMMYLDYGGGLFPLPYTSRAGGRMSTITFKLKKSELVVYRMVYDGGALLNLGSFIKYRYVIIPGNLYMGMKDRNVDLRDPVAVEKALKEMNE, encoded by the coding sequence ATGAAAACGAAGATTTTAATGATTTTGTTGGCTTTAATTATTTTTGGAGCGGGTTCTTGTAAAAAGGGTGACACTGGCCCGATAGGTCCCGAAGGGGAAAAAGGAGATAAAGGAGATAAAGGGGATGTTGGTGATACGGGTCAAAAAGGTGCTGATGGTTCGATGTTTTACAGCGGTACAGTTGTTCCGGCAGCAACATTAGGAAAAGTCGGGGATTTCTACTTCAGAACCAATACTTATGATTTATACGGTCCCAAATCAGTAGCAGGATGGGGAAAAGCAACAAATATCAAAGGTGAAGACGGGAAAGATGGCAGAAACGGAACAAACGGAACAAATGGCACCAATGGTAAAGATGGATCACAATTTTTATCTGGTACTTCTATTCCTGCAGCTACGTTAGGTAAGGTTGGGGATTTCTATTTCAATACTGCTCAGATGGTTCTTTATGGACCAAAATCAGCAACCGGTTGGGGAGTGGGGACAAATCTCAAAGCTGAGGCTCGGGTTATGTATTCGGGATGGAAAACTGCCGTTCGTACAAAGGATTCCATCATGGATGGAACAGTCGTTCGTATCGCACATATCTATGCTCCTCAAATCACTGATGCTGTTATTGCTAATTCAGTTGTTATGATGTATCTAGATTATGGTGGTGGATTATTCCCATTGCCATATACAAGTAGAGCAGGAGGTAGAATGAGTACCATAACATTTAAGCTTAAGAAGAGCGAACTTGTTGTTTACAGAATGGTTTATGACGGAGGAGCTTTATTGAATTTAGGATCTTTCATAAAATATAGGTATGTTATCATTCCAGGGAATCTTTATATGGGAATGAAAGATCGGAATGTCGATTTAAGAGATCCAGTAGCCGTGGAAAAAGCACTTAAGGAAATGAATGAATAA
- a CDS encoding DUF493 domain-containing protein, giving the protein MSELNNNINIKDIQDDSNNQDFYKNFKEKLIEVEQFPTIYTFKFIVKTDSDQAEQVKALFTHASAKFSEKKSSGGKYTSISIENYVNSADEVVDYYKKVGEIPGVMML; this is encoded by the coding sequence CATACAAGACGACAGCAACAATCAAGATTTCTACAAAAACTTTAAAGAGAAATTGATTGAAGTAGAACAGTTTCCAACAATCTACACGTTCAAGTTTATTGTAAAAACTGATTCTGACCAAGCTGAGCAAGTAAAAGCTTTATTTACACATGCTTCTGCTAAGTTTTCTGAGAAAAAATCTTCAGGTGGCAAGTATACATCTATCTCCATCGAGAACTATGTAAACAGTGCAGATGAGGTAGTAGACTACTACAAAAAAGTAGGTGAAATACCAGGTGTAATGATGCTTTAA